GGGGCAAATGCTCGCCTATTTAAGCCCGGTCACACACCCCCTCCGTGATCGGGCTTTTTTAAAGCATCTTTTCCGTGACTTATTTTACTGCCGGAATATTATCCCAGCGAGTAGTATAAGCAGGCGAGATATTAGCCTGCTTCATAAACCAATCTTTTGTTGGACGTTGACCGCCGAACCAGACCTTCCCCTTACCACTGTGGTTGATGGCATCTACGGCTTGCATCAATGTGTCATTCTGTTGCCGAGTGGCTTGGCTGTCAAACAGGTTGAGCTGCACATGAACCGGTGAGCAGAAGTCTCCGAGCATGACACCGCCCTTGGCGTAGCGGTAGCCATCCTTCCAGATCATATCGAATAGACGCGTTACCAATCCTAGAATGTTGCGGGTGTCAGAGCTTGGACAGGTTAACTTGCCGGTTGCTGCGTTGTCGTAGCTGGGACCTGATTTGTCAAAGGCGCTGGTGCGGATAAACACATGAACCATGAGCGCAAGTTGGCCCTCGTTGCGGAGCTTCTCCGTGGCCCTGGCCGCGAACTCACAGATACACTCCCTCAAGTCAGCGTAGCTCGTCAGCTTCTCCCCGAACGACCGCGAGCACATGATCTGCTGCTTGGCTGCCGAAGTCTCCTCCAGGTCAATACAACTTTTCCCGTTCAGTTCACAGACCGTGCGCTCAAGAACCACGGAATAGCGTTGCCGAACGCGCCGCGTGTCCATCTGAGCCAACTGCAGGGCTGTGGTGATGCCTTGCTGCTGCAGGCTGAGGGTATGCTTGCGTCCGACACCCCACACCTCTGAAACGTGGGTGATCCCGAGCAGCTTTTTTTGCCGTTGGGTCTCTCTGAGGTCTACCACTCCCTGAGTCGCCTTGAATTTCTTGGCGCCATAATTGGCAAGTTTAGCCAAGGTCTTGGTGGGTGCAATACCAACACAGACCGGAACGCCAACGTGTTGGACCACCGTTGAGCGGATCTTCTGCCCGTACTCGCTGAGTGCTGACATTCCCGAGAGATCAAGAAAGGCTTCATCGATGGAGTAAACTTCGACGTGTGGACTGAACTGCTCCAGCGTCCGCATCACCCGGGCGGAGACATCACCATAGAGAGTGTAGTTAGATGAAAAGACCTGAATACCATGTCGCTTGATCTGGTCGATCACTTTGAACAGGGGCACGCCCATCTTGATCCCCAGGTCCTTAGCCTCTTGGCTGCGGGCGACAATGCAACCATCATTGTTAGAGAGGACAACAATCGGGACGTTTTTCAAATCGGGCCGAAATAGACGCTCAC
Above is a genomic segment from Geopsychrobacter electrodiphilus DSM 16401 containing:
- the umuC gene encoding translesion error-prone DNA polymerase V subunit UmuC; translation: MNRTFAIVDCNNFYASCERLFRPDLKNVPIVVLSNNDGCIVARSQEAKDLGIKMGVPLFKVIDQIKRHGIQVFSSNYTLYGDVSARVMRTLEQFSPHVEVYSIDEAFLDLSGMSALSEYGQKIRSTVVQHVGVPVCVGIAPTKTLAKLANYGAKKFKATQGVVDLRETQRQKKLLGITHVSEVWGVGRKHTLSLQQQGITTALQLAQMDTRRVRQRYSVVLERTVCELNGKSCIDLEETSAAKQQIMCSRSFGEKLTSYADLRECICEFAARATEKLRNEGQLALMVHVFIRTSAFDKSGPSYDNAATGKLTCPSSDTRNILGLVTRLFDMIWKDGYRYAKGGVMLGDFCSPVHVQLNLFDSQATRQQNDTLMQAVDAINHSGKGKVWFGGQRPTKDWFMKQANISPAYTTRWDNIPAVK